From a region of the Falco cherrug isolate bFalChe1 chromosome 9, bFalChe1.pri, whole genome shotgun sequence genome:
- the ZBTB26 gene encoding zinc finger and BTB domain-containing protein 26 isoform X1 yields the protein MSERSDILHFKFDNYGDSMLQKMNKLREENKFCDVVVHIDDVEVHGHKIVFAAGSPFLRDQFLLNDSRDVKISILQSSEVGRQLLLSCYSGILEFPEMELVNYLTAASFLQMSHIVERCTQALWKFIKPKQPLESKECEQQSDSSELKEHQGDDDSLQQDSPCIQPSEDSMDMEDSDIQIIKVESIGEVTEVRNKKDQNQFISSEQTALHSSEPQHFLINSTVENRTSEIEQNHLHNYALSYAGSDNIILASKDMFGPNNRGIDKGLQWHHQCPKCTRVFRHLENYANHLKMHKLFMCLLCGKTFTQKGNLHRHMRVHAGIKPFQCKICGKTFSQKCSLQDHLNLHSGDKPHKCNYCDMVFAHKPVLRKHLKQLHGKNSFDNANERNVQDITVDFDSFTCSAATDSKVCQQADASQVLDAGKLPQAVLGLRNDSTCVN from the coding sequence ATGTCAGAAAGATCAGATATTCTTCACTTCAAGTTTGACAATTATGGGGATTCgatgttacagaaaatgaacaaattgagggaagaaaacaaattttgtgATGTCGTGGTTCATATAGATGACGTTGAAGTTCATGGGCATAAAATTGTGTTTGCTGCTGGCTCTCCCTTTTTAAGAGATCAGTTCTTACTAAATGACTCCAGAGATGTAAAAATCTCTATACTGCAGAGTTCAGAGGTGGGAAGgcagctgcttctctcctgtTACAGTGGCATTCTGGAGTTTCCCGAAATGGAACTGGTAAACTACTTGACTGCCGCAAGCTTTCTGCAGATGAGCCACATTGTTGAGCGATGTACGCAGGCCCTCTGGAAGTTTATAAAACCGAAGCAGCCATTGGAGAGCAAGGAGTGTGAACAGCAAAGTGACTCCTCTGAGCTGAAGGAACATCAAGGAGACGATGACTCTCTGCAGCAAGATTCACCTTGTATTCAGCCTTCAGAAGACAGTATGGACATGGAGGATAGCGATATTCAGATCATCAAGGTGGAGTCCATTGGGGAGGTAACAGAAGTTAGGAATAAGAAGGATCAGAACCAGTTTATTTCTTCGGAACAAACTGCACTGCATTCCTCAGAGCCTCAACACTTTCTTATCAACTCCACTGTTGAAAACAGGACAAGTGAAATAGAGCAAAATCACCTCCACAACTATGCCCTTTCATATGCTGGCAGTGATAACATCATTCTGGCCTCTAAAGATATGTTTGGGCCTAACAACCGAGGTATAGACAAAGGCCTCCAGTGGCACCATCAGTGTCCAAAGTGCACAAGAGTATTTCGGCATCTGGAAAACTATGCTAATCACTTAAAGATGCATAAACTATTCATGTGTCTACTCTGTGGCAAGACATTCACTCAGAAAGGTAATCTTCACCGGCACATGAGAGTGCATGCAGGCATCAAACCGTTCCAATGTAAGATCTGTGGGAAAACGTTCTCTCAGAAATGTTCCTTACAGGACCATCTCAACCTGCACAGTGGGGACAAGCCCCATAAATGTAACTACTGTGACATGGTTTTTGCGCATAAACCTGTTCTGAGGAAACATCTTAAACAGCTACATGGTAAAAATAGCTTTGACAATGCTAATGAAAGAAACGTTCAAGACATAACCGTGGACTTCGATTCATTCACGTGCAGTGCTGCTACAGACAGTAAGGTCTGTCAGCAAGCTGATGCAAGCCAGGTACTGGATGCAGGGAAGCTGCctcaggctgtgctgggtttAAGAAATGATAGTACCTGCGTCAACTAA
- the ZBTB6 gene encoding zinc finger and BTB domain-containing protein 6, with product MAADSEVLHFQFEQQGDAVLQKMNLLRQQNLFCDVSIYINDTEFQGHKVIFAACSTFMRDQFLLNQSRQVRITILQSAEVGRKLLLSCYTGALEVKKKELLKYLTAASYLQMVHIVEKCTEALSKYLEIDASMENGNQAAERCHSSDAELGNGDEVLDKDCEIIEISEDSPVNVEYPVKQEKGDVSQPAVQSLVSERKDTKTPEISTVEIGYKDDEICIFRMDSMSVANVENDHFPQPCTSSKTNLYFPETQHSLINSTVESRNTEMSGNHFQAFVSDNPEGTSSLMNGFQSLDDSGSSWRHQCPKCPRGFLHLENYLRHLKMHKLFLCLQCGKTFTQKKNLNRHIRGHMGIRPFQCMVCLKTFTAKSTLQDHLNIHSGDRPYKCHCCDMDFKHKSALKKHLTSVHGRSSSDKPNLNTITKVKIDYD from the coding sequence ATGGCTGCGGACTCGGAGGTGCTGCACTTCCAGTTCGAGCAGCAAGGGGATGCCGTGCTGCAGAAGATGAACCTCCTGCGGCAGCAGAACCTCTTCTGCGACGTCTCCATTTACATCAACGACACGGAGTTCCAGGGGCACAAGGTGATCTTCGCCGCCTGCTCCACCTTCATGAGGGATCAGTTTCTGCTCAATCAGTCGAGGCAGGTGCGGATCACCATCCTGCAGAGCGCCGAGGTGggcaggaagctgctgctgtcttgTTACACAGGCGCGCTGGAAGTCAAAAAGAAGGAGCTGCTGAAATACCTCACCGCCGCGAGTTACCTCCAGATGGTTCACATTGTGGAGAAGTGCACGGAAGCTTTGTCAAAATACTTGGAAATCGATGCTTCAATGGAGAACGGTAACCAGGCTGCAGAGAGGTGTCATTCCTCAGATGCAGAACTGGGAAATGGGGATGAGGTTTTAGATAAAGATTGTGAAATAATTGAGATCTCTGAAGACAGCCCAGTGAATGTAGAATACCCTGTGAAGCAGGAGAAGGGGGATGTCTCGCAGCCTGCAGTGCAGAGCTTGGTCTCAGAAAGAAAGGACACGAAAACCCCAGAAATATCAACAGTTGAAATTGGATATAAGGACGATGAAATCTGTATCTTCAGAATGGATTCCATGAGTGTCGCGAATGTAGAAAATGATCATTTTCCTCAGCCTTGCACCTCCTctaaaacaaatttatattttccagAAACCCAGCATTCCTTGATAAATTCTACGGTTGAAAGCAGGAATACAGAAATGTCAGGAAATCACTTTCAGGCTTTTGTCAGTGACAATCCAGAAGGAACTTCTAGTCTGATGAATGGCTTCCAGAGCTTGGATGATTCTGGCAGCTCGTGGCGGCACCAGTGCCCAAAGTGTCCGAGGGGATTTCTGCATCTTGAGAACTACCTTAGACATCTAAAAATGCACAAACTCTTCTTATGTTTGCAGTGTGGCAAAACATTTACGCAAAAGAAGAATCTCAACAGACACATCCGGGGGCACATGGGTATCCGCCCCTTCCAGTGCATGGTGTGCCTGAAGACCTTCACTGCCAAGAGTACGCTTCAGGATCACCTGAATATACACAGTGGTGACAGGCCCTACAAGTGTCATTGTTGTGACATGGACTTTAAACACAAGTCTGctcttaaaaagcatttaacttCTGTTCATGGAAGGAGTAGCAGTGACAAACCAAACCTGAACACtattacaaaagttaaaatAGACTATGATTAA
- the ZBTB26 gene encoding zinc finger and BTB domain-containing protein 26 isoform X2: protein MSERSDILHFKFDNYGDSMLQKMNKLREENKFCDVVVHIDDVEVHGHKIVFAAGSPFLRDQFLLNDSRDVKISILQSSEVGRQLLLSCYSGILEFPEMELVNYLTAASFLQMSHIVERCTQALWKFIKPKQPLESKECEQQSDSSELKEHQGDDDSLQQDSPCIQPSEDSMDMEDSDIQIIKVESIGEVTEVRNKKDQNQFISSEQTALHSSEPQHFLINSTVENRTSEIEQNHLHNYALSYAGSDNIILASKDMFGPNNRGIDKGLQWHHQCPKCTRVFRHLENYANHLKMHKLFMCLLCGKTFTQKGDSRLRPFERLLLWAASKPSAVQLEASLCLGRWRKEQRGQVCEITQFF, encoded by the exons ATGTCAGAAAGATCAGATATTCTTCACTTCAAGTTTGACAATTATGGGGATTCgatgttacagaaaatgaacaaattgagggaagaaaacaaattttgtgATGTCGTGGTTCATATAGATGACGTTGAAGTTCATGGGCATAAAATTGTGTTTGCTGCTGGCTCTCCCTTTTTAAGAGATCAGTTCTTACTAAATGACTCCAGAGATGTAAAAATCTCTATACTGCAGAGTTCAGAGGTGGGAAGgcagctgcttctctcctgtTACAGTGGCATTCTGGAGTTTCCCGAAATGGAACTGGTAAACTACTTGACTGCCGCAAGCTTTCTGCAGATGAGCCACATTGTTGAGCGATGTACGCAGGCCCTCTGGAAGTTTATAAAACCGAAGCAGCCATTGGAGAGCAAGGAGTGTGAACAGCAAAGTGACTCCTCTGAGCTGAAGGAACATCAAGGAGACGATGACTCTCTGCAGCAAGATTCACCTTGTATTCAGCCTTCAGAAGACAGTATGGACATGGAGGATAGCGATATTCAGATCATCAAGGTGGAGTCCATTGGGGAGGTAACAGAAGTTAGGAATAAGAAGGATCAGAACCAGTTTATTTCTTCGGAACAAACTGCACTGCATTCCTCAGAGCCTCAACACTTTCTTATCAACTCCACTGTTGAAAACAGGACAAGTGAAATAGAGCAAAATCACCTCCACAACTATGCCCTTTCATATGCTGGCAGTGATAACATCATTCTGGCCTCTAAAGATATGTTTGGGCCTAACAACCGAGGTATAGACAAAGGCCTCCAGTGGCACCATCAGTGTCCAAAGTGCACAAGAGTATTTCGGCATCTGGAAAACTATGCTAATCACTTAAAGATGCATAAACTATTCATGTGTCTACTCTGTGGCAAGACATTCACTCAGAAAG GAGACTCAAGACTAAGACCTTTTGAAAGACTGTTGCTGTGGGCTGCAAGTAAACCATCTGCTGTACAGTTAGAGGCCTCTCTGTGTCTGGGCAGATGGAGGAAAGAGCAAAGAGGACAAGTCTGTGAGATAAcccaatttttttaa